From the Alloalcanivorax dieselolei B5 genome, one window contains:
- a CDS encoding acyl-CoA dehydrogenase family protein — protein sequence MNIEIPKKFKPLINNAYQVARSTLRPISRKYDRGEHEYPKELDMLAAVLDGFNEGDPANSAGAATTGSGKVEDGGSVKNGANMGVCLGAMEMCYGDTGFLLAMPRQGLGNAAIAAVANDEQLERFKGKWAAMAITEPGCGSDSAAIRTTAKKDGDHYVLNGEKIFVTSGQRADCVVVWATLDPQLGRAAIKSFVVDWGTPGMELARLEKKLGIRASDTAAINFVDCRVPAENLLGSPEIDTKKGFAGVMETFDNTRPLVAAMAIGCAKASLERIKELLEKQMSYDYGKPVDNCSAVEAEIYKMEADWEAAYWLAVKAAWMADNKKANTLEASISKAKAGRVGNYITLRCVELAGSLGYTEDELLEKWARDSKILDIFEGTQQIQQLVIARRVLGLSSKELK from the coding sequence ATGAATATCGAGATTCCGAAGAAGTTCAAACCGCTGATCAACAACGCCTACCAGGTGGCGCGCAGCACCCTCCGCCCGATTTCCCGCAAGTATGACCGCGGCGAACACGAATACCCCAAGGAGCTGGACATGCTGGCCGCCGTATTGGACGGCTTCAACGAAGGCGACCCGGCCAACTCCGCCGGGGCCGCCACCACCGGCAGTGGCAAGGTGGAAGACGGCGGCAGTGTGAAGAACGGCGCCAACATGGGCGTTTGCCTGGGCGCCATGGAAATGTGCTATGGCGATACCGGCTTCCTGCTGGCCATGCCCCGCCAGGGCCTGGGTAACGCCGCCATCGCCGCCGTCGCCAACGACGAACAACTGGAGCGCTTCAAGGGCAAATGGGCGGCCATGGCGATCACCGAGCCGGGCTGCGGTTCCGATTCCGCCGCCATTCGCACCACCGCGAAAAAGGATGGCGATCACTACGTTCTTAACGGCGAGAAAATCTTTGTGACTTCCGGCCAGCGCGCCGACTGCGTGGTGGTATGGGCGACCCTGGATCCGCAGTTGGGCCGCGCCGCCATCAAGTCCTTCGTGGTGGACTGGGGCACACCGGGCATGGAACTGGCCCGCCTGGAGAAAAAGCTCGGCATCCGCGCCTCCGACACCGCCGCCATCAACTTCGTGGATTGCCGGGTACCGGCGGAGAATCTGCTGGGCAGCCCGGAGATCGATACCAAGAAGGGCTTCGCCGGGGTGATGGAGACCTTCGACAACACCCGCCCGCTGGTCGCCGCCATGGCCATCGGTTGCGCCAAGGCCTCACTGGAACGCATCAAGGAATTGCTCGAAAAACAGATGAGCTACGATTACGGCAAACCGGTAGACAACTGCTCCGCCGTGGAAGCTGAAATCTACAAAATGGAAGCGGACTGGGAAGCGGCGTATTGGCTGGCGGTGAAGGCCGCCTGGATGGCGGACAACAAGAAAGCCAATACGCTGGAAGCTTCCATCAGCAAAGCCAAGGCCGGCCGCGTCGGTAACTATATCACCCTGCGCTGCGTGGAACTGGCCGGTAGCCTCGGCTACACCGAGGACGAACTGCTGGAAAAATGGGCCCGCGATTCAAAGATACTCGACATCTTCGAAGGTACCCAGCAAATCCAGCAGCTGGTGATCGCCCGGCGGGTGCTGGGGTTGAGTTCGAAAGAACTGAAATAA
- a CDS encoding response regulator transcription factor translates to MRLLLVEDNVALADQLNPLLRDHGYAVDWLADGRDALVRVHDDPYDLVILDLGLPGLGGLDVLKQWREEGVTVPVLILTARDSWAERVDGLRAGADDYLTKPFHPEELLLRVQAVLRRSHGNANQACLNVGGVELDEERQSAWLEGNEIALTGAEFRLLRYFMLNAGKLLSRMQLADHLYDGESERDSNVLEVHINRVRRKLGAPVIQTRRGQGYVFTGLPR, encoded by the coding sequence ATGCGCCTGCTATTGGTGGAAGACAACGTGGCCCTGGCCGACCAGCTCAATCCGTTGTTGCGTGATCACGGTTACGCGGTGGACTGGCTGGCGGATGGCCGCGACGCTCTGGTGCGCGTACATGATGACCCTTATGACCTGGTGATTCTGGATCTGGGGCTGCCCGGCCTGGGCGGCCTGGACGTGTTGAAACAATGGCGCGAGGAAGGCGTCACGGTGCCGGTGCTGATCCTCACCGCCCGGGACAGCTGGGCGGAGCGGGTGGATGGTCTGCGCGCCGGCGCCGATGATTATCTGACCAAGCCGTTCCATCCCGAGGAGTTGCTGCTGCGAGTGCAGGCGGTGCTGCGCCGTAGCCATGGCAACGCCAACCAGGCCTGTCTGAACGTGGGCGGCGTGGAACTGGACGAGGAGCGGCAAAGCGCCTGGCTGGAAGGCAACGAAATAGCGCTGACCGGCGCGGAATTCCGGCTGCTGCGTTATTTCATGCTGAACGCCGGCAAACTGCTGTCGCGGATGCAATTGGCCGATCATCTCTATGACGGTGAGAGCGAGCGGGACAGCAACGTGCTGGAAGTCCATATCAATCGCGTACGCCGCAAGCTCGGGGCTCCGGTGATCCAGACCCGGCGCGGGCAAGGCTACGTCTTCACCGGATTGCCCCGGTGA
- a CDS encoding 3-oxoacyl-ACP reductase — MNDTYQTIANSSVGKALFNAINLPIPVILERWQPGQASFIDGRVLVGAAEGGSAMDTILATLKTAPGAQLAVLANNGNASELQKQAAAAGVNADNYTATREDDARFKGLVFDATGIENPDQLKALWAFFHPVIKKLDKCARVLVIGRTPETLRGAARVAQRGLEGFTRSVGKEIKRGATVQLVYAEAGAESQLAAPLQFFLSPKSAYVSGQVVRARQAGFDAESFDWQRPLAGKKALVTGGSRGIGAAIARVLARDGAEVIVLDIPPMAEDLNKVAGEIGGHTLELDITSDEAPGIIARTAKEHGGLDILVHNAGVTRDKMLGNMPENLWDMVLNINIASQLRINEQLLADGAMGEGGRIVSISSIAGIAGNTGQTNYGCSKAAVIGMVDAYREEYADQGITINAVAPGFIETQMTAAIPFTIREAGRRMNAMNQGGQPVDVAETIAFFASPAAQGLTGNVVRVCGQMMLGA; from the coding sequence ATGAACGATACCTATCAGACGATTGCCAACTCTTCCGTGGGCAAGGCCCTTTTCAACGCCATCAATCTGCCGATCCCGGTGATCCTGGAGCGCTGGCAGCCCGGTCAGGCGTCGTTCATTGATGGCCGCGTGCTGGTGGGCGCCGCCGAGGGCGGCAGCGCCATGGACACCATTCTGGCCACCCTGAAAACCGCTCCCGGCGCGCAACTGGCGGTGCTGGCCAATAACGGCAACGCCAGCGAGCTGCAAAAGCAGGCGGCCGCCGCCGGTGTCAACGCCGACAATTACACCGCCACCCGTGAAGACGATGCCCGCTTCAAAGGGTTGGTGTTCGACGCCACCGGCATCGAGAACCCGGATCAACTGAAAGCACTGTGGGCCTTTTTCCACCCGGTAATCAAGAAGCTGGACAAATGCGCCCGGGTGTTGGTGATCGGCCGCACCCCGGAAACCCTGCGCGGTGCCGCCCGGGTCGCCCAACGGGGCCTGGAAGGCTTTACCCGTTCGGTCGGCAAGGAAATCAAACGCGGCGCCACGGTTCAGTTGGTCTATGCCGAAGCCGGGGCCGAGAGCCAGCTCGCCGCGCCGCTGCAATTCTTCCTGTCACCGAAATCCGCCTATGTCTCCGGGCAGGTGGTGCGCGCCCGCCAGGCCGGCTTCGACGCCGAGAGCTTTGACTGGCAACGCCCGCTGGCCGGTAAAAAAGCCCTGGTCACCGGCGGCTCCCGGGGCATCGGCGCCGCCATCGCCCGGGTCCTGGCCCGCGACGGCGCCGAGGTGATCGTGCTGGATATTCCGCCCATGGCGGAGGACCTGAACAAAGTGGCCGGCGAAATCGGCGGCCATACCCTGGAACTGGACATTACCAGCGATGAAGCACCGGGGATTATCGCACGGACCGCCAAGGAACACGGCGGGCTGGATATCCTGGTGCACAACGCCGGGGTCACCCGCGACAAGATGCTCGGCAACATGCCGGAAAACCTCTGGGACATGGTGCTGAACATCAATATCGCCAGCCAGTTGCGCATCAATGAGCAGTTGCTCGCGGACGGCGCCATGGGCGAAGGTGGCCGCATCGTCTCCATCAGTTCCATCGCCGGCATCGCCGGCAACACCGGCCAGACCAACTACGGCTGCTCCAAGGCCGCGGTGATCGGCATGGTGGACGCGTATCGCGAGGAATACGCGGACCAGGGCATCACCATCAACGCGGTGGCACCGGGTTTCATCGAAACGCAGATGACCGCGGCGATCCCGTTCACCATCCGCGAGGCCGGGCGGCGCATGAACGCCATGAATCAGGGCGGCCAACCAGTGGATGTGGCGGAAACCATCGCCTTCTTCGCCAGCCCCGCCGCCCAGGGCCTGACCGGCAATGTGGTCCGCGTATGCGGGCAGATGATGCTCGGCGCCTGA
- a CDS encoding FxsA family protein → MTFGRLFFVIFAFALLEVLVLAAVADVIGWPITIVLTLATAIIGSWLFRSQGLQTWTRLNQRMQSGEMPGQELVEGLLLLIGGALLITPGFVSDIVGFLMLLPFSRHRLAATLVRRGTLQTFGGQQGSAFFYQSGSFNGGPFGPGGAPFGADRDPGNGVVIDGEAREEAESRDPLEHDQNRRS, encoded by the coding sequence ATGACGTTTGGCCGCCTGTTTTTCGTGATTTTCGCCTTCGCTTTGCTGGAGGTATTGGTCCTGGCCGCCGTGGCCGACGTGATCGGCTGGCCGATCACCATCGTTCTGACGCTGGCCACCGCCATCATCGGATCCTGGTTGTTCCGCAGCCAGGGTCTGCAAACCTGGACACGCCTGAATCAGCGCATGCAATCCGGCGAGATGCCCGGCCAGGAACTGGTGGAAGGTCTGTTGCTGCTGATTGGCGGCGCCTTGCTGATCACCCCCGGTTTCGTCAGCGACATCGTCGGTTTTCTCATGCTGCTGCCGTTCAGCCGCCACCGGCTCGCCGCCACGCTGGTACGCCGGGGCACCCTGCAAACCTTCGGCGGGCAACAGGGCTCGGCATTCTTCTATCAGAGCGGTTCTTTCAACGGCGGCCCGTTCGGCCCTGGCGGCGCGCCCTTCGGCGCGGACCGCGATCCGGGCAACGGCGTGGTCATCGATGGCGAGGCGCGGGAAGAAGCGGAAAGTCGCGACCCGTTGGAGCATGACCAGAACCGGCGGAGCTAG
- a CDS encoding ATP-binding protein — protein MTSIAGRLGVSLFVSLLLAGILVGQGALWWLDQRQRQVMTANLRDEAVSVLAAISQGPSGLQLEQPMLDPAYRQPFSGRYFMVSFDDHIWRSRSLWDQRMADTESRGLDNELVPGPDGQQLLRYRGDYEIYGRKLAIVVAQDYTPQLENFRNTRSVSLLAWVLILSGLAAAQLWLIRRGLRPLNEARRQIEQLRDGERTELDCDVPTELRPLVQEVNRLLGHTDQQLRRSRHAIGDLGHALKTPLAVLRNRCDENLQRDHPDLYRLLDEQLAQVEDTVRRALNRARVAAGATPGTLFHPDQDLVALRDTMIQVYGNRCRIELIGTELPPQPVERDDMLEVLGNLMDNACKWARGRVSVRLWREPEALWLSVEDDGPGIEPARRDQVIRRGERLDQRVAGHGLGLAIVSDTAEAYGGELTLGHSEALGGLMARVYWPLR, from the coding sequence GTGACCTCCATTGCCGGCCGTCTCGGTGTCAGTTTGTTCGTCAGTTTGCTGCTGGCCGGCATCCTGGTGGGGCAGGGCGCGCTGTGGTGGCTGGACCAACGTCAGCGGCAAGTGATGACCGCCAATCTGCGCGATGAAGCGGTCAGTGTGCTGGCGGCGATTTCCCAAGGGCCGTCCGGGCTGCAGCTGGAACAGCCGATGCTGGATCCGGCCTACCGCCAGCCGTTTTCCGGCCGCTATTTCATGGTGTCTTTTGATGACCACATCTGGCGCTCGCGATCCCTCTGGGATCAGCGCATGGCGGACACCGAAAGCCGTGGTCTCGATAACGAACTGGTACCGGGGCCGGATGGCCAGCAGTTGCTGCGTTATCGCGGCGACTACGAAATTTACGGCCGCAAACTGGCTATCGTGGTGGCCCAGGACTATACCCCGCAGTTGGAAAATTTCCGCAATACCCGCTCCGTGAGCCTGCTGGCATGGGTATTGATCCTGTCCGGCCTGGCGGCGGCGCAGCTTTGGTTGATCCGTCGTGGTCTGCGACCGCTCAACGAGGCTCGCCGCCAGATTGAGCAACTGCGTGACGGTGAGCGCACCGAGCTGGATTGCGACGTGCCCACGGAATTGCGGCCGCTGGTGCAGGAAGTGAACCGGTTGTTGGGGCACACCGACCAGCAGTTGCGTCGCTCCCGTCACGCCATTGGCGATCTCGGACACGCCTTGAAAACGCCTTTGGCGGTACTGCGTAACCGCTGCGATGAAAACCTGCAACGTGATCATCCGGATCTGTACCGCTTGCTGGATGAGCAACTGGCCCAGGTGGAGGACACCGTGCGCCGAGCGTTGAATCGGGCCAGGGTCGCCGCCGGTGCCACCCCCGGCACCCTGTTTCACCCGGACCAGGATCTGGTGGCGCTACGGGACACCATGATCCAGGTTTACGGGAATCGCTGCCGCATCGAACTGATCGGCACCGAGCTGCCGCCGCAGCCGGTGGAGCGGGATGACATGCTGGAAGTGCTGGGCAATCTGATGGATAACGCCTGCAAGTGGGCTCGCGGCCGGGTGTCGGTGCGTCTTTGGCGGGAGCCCGAGGCGTTGTGGCTGAGTGTCGAGGATGACGGCCCCGGCATCGAACCGGCGCGCCGCGACCAGGTGATCCGCAGAGGCGAGCGCCTTGATCAGCGCGTGGCCGGCCACGGCCTCGGGCTGGCCATCGTCAGTGACACCGCCGAGGCTTACGGCGGCGAACTGACGCTGGGGCACAGTGAGGCGCTTGGTGGTCTGATGGCGCGGGTGTACTGGCCGCTCAGGTGA
- a CDS encoding NADPH-dependent 2,4-dienoyl-CoA reductase has protein sequence MSDYSRLLSPLDLGHTQLKNRVIMGSMHTGLEDRFWQFPKLAAYFAERARGGVGLIVTGGFNPNRRGWFYPLAGTFNSRLDVRNHRLVTDAVHREGGKIVLQVLHAGRYSYHPFSGSASAIKSPINPFKPKALSTREVRRTVQDFARTAALAKQAGYDGVEIMGSEGYLINQFTAPRTNKRTDQYGGSAENRRRFPVEIVAETRRRCGDDFIVMYRLSAIDLVPDGCTREEVLALAREVEGAGASLINTGIGWHEARVPTIVTSVPRAAFAEITKQIKDQVSIPVVASNRINDPDVAEDILANGWADAVSMARPMLADPEFVRKTEQGRVDEINTCIACNQACLDHTFELKRASCLVNPRACHETELVYLKTAKPKRVAVVGAGPAGLACATVAAERGHRVTLFDQADAIGGQFNMAKRIPGKEEFYHTLRYFQRRLEVTGVELRLGQRVTTEELQQQGFDEIVVATGVVPRTPSIPGVDHAKVVSYVDVLQGKVEVGEKVAIIGAGGIGFDVAEFLAEAPREGHQPLPEWLDEWGVDFTSDARGGLVEPEPPKPQRHLYLLQRKDSSVGKGLNKTSGWVHRATLKQRQVEMLPGCDYQKVDDQGLHLTVNGEARLLDVDHVVLCAGQEPLKELYREGEENLHLIGGAQLAAELDAKRAIRQGAELAAAL, from the coding sequence ATGAGCGATTACTCGCGCCTGCTTTCGCCCCTGGACCTGGGGCACACACAGCTGAAAAACCGGGTCATCATGGGGTCCATGCACACCGGACTCGAGGACCGTTTCTGGCAGTTTCCGAAACTGGCGGCGTATTTCGCCGAGCGCGCCCGTGGTGGTGTCGGCCTGATCGTCACCGGCGGCTTCAACCCCAACCGGCGCGGCTGGTTCTATCCGTTGGCGGGCACCTTCAACAGCCGCCTGGATGTGCGTAATCATCGTCTGGTCACCGACGCGGTGCATCGCGAGGGCGGCAAGATCGTGCTGCAGGTACTGCACGCTGGCCGCTACAGCTATCACCCGTTCTCCGGTTCCGCCTCGGCGATCAAAAGTCCGATCAACCCGTTCAAGCCCAAGGCCCTGTCCACCCGCGAAGTGCGCCGCACCGTGCAGGATTTCGCCCGTACCGCGGCGCTGGCCAAACAGGCCGGTTACGACGGTGTCGAGATCATGGGGTCGGAAGGCTATCTGATTAACCAGTTCACCGCGCCGCGCACCAACAAGCGCACCGATCAATACGGTGGCTCGGCGGAAAACCGCCGCCGCTTCCCGGTGGAAATCGTGGCGGAGACCCGTCGCCGGTGCGGCGATGATTTCATCGTCATGTACCGGCTCTCCGCCATTGACCTGGTGCCGGACGGCTGCACCCGGGAAGAAGTGCTGGCATTGGCGCGGGAAGTGGAAGGCGCCGGAGCGTCGTTGATCAATACCGGTATCGGTTGGCATGAAGCGCGAGTGCCGACCATCGTGACATCGGTGCCCCGGGCCGCCTTCGCTGAGATCACCAAACAGATCAAGGATCAGGTGTCGATCCCGGTGGTGGCGTCAAACCGTATCAATGACCCGGATGTGGCCGAGGACATTCTGGCCAACGGCTGGGCCGATGCGGTCTCCATGGCGCGGCCGATGCTGGCGGATCCGGAGTTCGTGCGTAAGACCGAACAGGGGCGGGTGGATGAGATCAACACCTGTATCGCTTGTAACCAGGCCTGTCTGGACCACACCTTTGAGCTGAAGCGGGCGTCCTGTCTGGTCAATCCGCGCGCCTGCCACGAAACCGAACTGGTCTATCTGAAGACCGCCAAGCCGAAACGGGTCGCGGTGGTGGGGGCCGGCCCGGCGGGGCTGGCCTGCGCCACGGTGGCGGCGGAACGGGGGCACCGGGTCACGCTGTTCGATCAGGCGGATGCCATCGGCGGCCAGTTCAATATGGCCAAGCGTATCCCGGGCAAGGAAGAGTTTTACCACACCCTGCGCTACTTCCAGCGGCGTCTGGAAGTGACCGGCGTCGAGCTGCGCCTGGGCCAGCGGGTCACCACCGAGGAACTGCAACAGCAGGGCTTCGACGAGATCGTGGTGGCCACGGGCGTGGTGCCGCGCACGCCGTCAATCCCGGGTGTTGATCATGCCAAGGTGGTGTCCTACGTGGACGTCCTGCAGGGCAAGGTCGAGGTAGGGGAGAAAGTCGCTATCATTGGCGCCGGCGGCATTGGCTTCGATGTGGCGGAATTCCTGGCCGAGGCCCCCCGTGAAGGCCATCAGCCGTTGCCAGAATGGCTGGACGAGTGGGGCGTGGACTTCACTTCTGACGCGCGCGGTGGTCTGGTGGAACCGGAACCTCCGAAACCGCAACGGCATTTGTATCTGTTGCAGCGCAAGGACAGCTCCGTGGGCAAGGGGCTGAACAAGACCTCGGGCTGGGTGCATCGGGCCACCTTGAAACAGCGCCAGGTGGAAATGCTGCCCGGCTGTGATTACCAAAAGGTGGATGACCAGGGGCTGCATCTGACGGTGAACGGCGAAGCCCGGTTACTGGACGTGGATCACGTGGTGCTTTGCGCTGGCCAGGAGCCGCTCAAGGAACTGTATCGGGAAGGTGAGGAGAATCTTCATTTGATCGGTGGTGCGCAACTGGCGGCGGAGCTGGATGCCAAGCGGGCCATTCGCCAGGGCGCCGAACTAGCCGCGGCGCTATAA
- a CDS encoding acyl-CoA thioesterase: MHTDLSDLLQLLDLTELEPDLYQGEGRNIVGPRIFGGQVLGQALRAACHSVPGRTAHSLQSYFLRPGDAREAIIYRVERVRDGQTFSTRRVVAEQRGRPIFDLSASFTLPAEGPSHQCDAPVPEGPDGLLTEQELNRQYLEQEDISENFRNAMLRRKPLEMRPVVKRHPLRPEPAPPLRQVWMRAPETLPEDPVLHQCILAYVSDHSLMGTAMLPHGLSFLTRDHQMASLDHALWFHRPVNINDWLFYQSDSPIAADGRGFNRGQIFNQQGELVASVAQEGLMRKM, translated from the coding sequence ATGCATACCGATCTTTCCGATTTGCTGCAACTGCTTGACCTCACCGAACTGGAACCCGATCTCTATCAAGGCGAAGGCCGCAATATCGTCGGTCCGCGCATCTTCGGTGGCCAGGTGCTCGGCCAGGCACTGCGCGCGGCCTGCCACAGCGTACCCGGCCGCACCGCTCATTCCTTGCAGAGCTATTTTCTACGCCCCGGAGACGCCCGGGAAGCGATTATCTATCGGGTGGAACGGGTGCGCGACGGCCAGACCTTTTCCACCCGCCGGGTGGTCGCGGAACAACGCGGCCGGCCGATCTTCGACCTGTCGGCGTCCTTCACCCTGCCAGCGGAAGGCCCTTCACACCAATGCGACGCCCCGGTGCCCGAGGGCCCGGACGGCCTGCTCACCGAACAGGAACTGAACCGCCAGTATCTGGAACAGGAAGATATCTCGGAGAACTTCCGCAACGCCATGCTGAGAAGAAAGCCGCTGGAGATGAGGCCGGTGGTGAAACGCCATCCTTTGCGCCCGGAACCGGCGCCGCCATTACGTCAGGTGTGGATGCGCGCGCCGGAAACACTGCCGGAGGATCCGGTGCTGCACCAGTGCATTCTCGCCTACGTCAGTGATCACAGTCTGATGGGAACGGCAATGCTGCCCCATGGCCTGAGCTTCCTCACCCGTGACCATCAGATGGCGAGCCTGGACCACGCTCTGTGGTTCCACCGCCCCGTGAATATCAATGACTGGCTGTTCTACCAGAGCGACAGCCCCATCGCCGCCGATGGCCGCGGTTTCAATCGCGGTCAGATTTTCAATCAGCAGGGGGAGTTGGTGGCTTCGGTGGCCCAGGAAGGGTTGATGCGGAAGATGTGA
- a CDS encoding acetyl-CoA C-acetyltransferase: protein MLAGDAVRKVAVVGGNRIPFARSNTVYFGASNQDMLTAALNGLVDRFKLQGERVGEVAAGAVMKHSRDFNLVRESVLGSRLAPETPAYDLQQACGTGLEAAILAANKIALGQIDSAIAGGVDTTSDAPLGVNEDARKVFMNINKAKTNGEKIKAAVKLLNPKMIVPDIPRNAEPRTGLSMGEHQAITAAEWGINREDQDELAWRSHQNLAKSYEEGWQEDLITPFKGLERDNNMRGDSTLEKLATLKPVFGGPEGTMTAANSTPLTDGASAVLLASEQWAEERGLPVQAYITHCEVAAVDFVGKKEGLLLAPAYAVPRMLARAGLTLQDFDFYEIHEAFASQVLSTLKAWEDETFCKERLGLDKPLGSIDRNKLNVKGSSLAAGHPFAATGGRILANAAKLLNQKGSGRCLISICAAGGQGVVAIVEK, encoded by the coding sequence ATGCTGGCAGGCGACGCGGTTCGCAAGGTAGCCGTGGTAGGGGGTAACCGGATTCCCTTTGCCCGTTCCAATACGGTGTATTTCGGCGCAAGCAACCAGGACATGCTCACCGCCGCCCTCAACGGCCTGGTCGATCGCTTCAAGCTGCAGGGCGAGCGGGTCGGCGAAGTGGCCGCCGGCGCGGTGATGAAGCACTCCCGGGATTTCAATCTGGTGCGCGAGTCCGTGCTGGGCTCCCGTCTGGCGCCGGAAACCCCGGCCTATGACCTGCAACAGGCCTGCGGCACCGGCCTGGAAGCGGCCATTCTGGCGGCCAACAAGATTGCGCTGGGGCAAATCGACAGTGCCATCGCCGGTGGCGTGGACACCACCTCCGACGCACCGCTGGGTGTGAACGAGGACGCCCGCAAGGTGTTCATGAACATCAACAAGGCGAAGACCAATGGCGAGAAAATCAAGGCGGCAGTGAAACTGCTCAACCCGAAAATGATCGTGCCGGACATTCCCCGTAACGCCGAGCCGCGCACCGGCCTGTCCATGGGCGAGCATCAGGCGATCACCGCCGCCGAATGGGGTATCAACCGCGAGGATCAGGACGAGTTGGCCTGGCGTTCCCACCAGAATCTGGCCAAATCCTACGAAGAAGGCTGGCAGGAAGACCTGATCACGCCGTTCAAGGGCCTGGAGCGCGACAACAACATGCGTGGCGATTCCACCCTGGAAAAGCTGGCGACCTTGAAGCCGGTATTTGGTGGGCCGGAAGGCACCATGACCGCCGCCAACTCCACACCGTTGACCGACGGTGCTTCCGCGGTGCTGCTGGCTTCCGAGCAATGGGCCGAGGAGCGGGGCTTGCCGGTGCAGGCGTACATCACCCACTGCGAAGTGGCGGCGGTGGATTTCGTCGGCAAGAAAGAAGGGCTGTTGCTGGCGCCGGCTTACGCGGTACCGCGCATGCTGGCCCGCGCCGGTCTCACCCTGCAGGATTTCGATTTCTATGAAATCCACGAGGCTTTCGCCTCCCAGGTGCTGAGCACTCTGAAAGCCTGGGAAGACGAAACCTTCTGCAAGGAGCGGCTCGGATTGGACAAGCCGCTGGGCAGCATCGACCGTAACAAGCTCAACGTGAAAGGCTCTTCACTGGCCGCCGGCCACCCGTTCGCCGCCACCGGCGGGCGGATTCTGGCCAATGCCGCCAAGCTGCTGAACCAGAAAGGCTCCGGCCGTTGCCTGATTTCCATTTGCGCCGCCGGTGGCCAGGGCGTGGTGGCGATCGTCGAGAAGTAA
- a CDS encoding PepSY domain-containing protein — protein MSLPLRGAATAALLVLSGSLPALDVGHDEALRLRQEGRIQPFEQILAEALRQYPGGQLLEAELEREDGHLIYEIELLTPDGVVRELELDARTGNILKDDVDD, from the coding sequence ATGTCTTTACCCCTCCGCGGGGCGGCAACCGCCGCCCTGTTGGTCTTGAGCGGTTCGCTGCCGGCGCTGGACGTGGGGCACGACGAAGCCTTGCGCCTGCGGCAAGAGGGCCGCATCCAGCCGTTTGAACAGATTCTGGCCGAAGCGTTGCGCCAGTACCCCGGCGGACAATTGCTGGAGGCGGAACTGGAGCGCGAGGACGGTCATCTGATTTACGAGATCGAGTTGCTGACGCCGGATGGTGTGGTGCGGGAACTGGAGCTCGACGCTCGTACCGGCAACATTCTCAAGGACGACGTGGACGACTGA
- a CDS encoding PepSY domain-containing protein, which yields MQAKKAMLTALFLGTATLTAGAYADDVGPDQAMKLVQEGKVKSFEELNKAALDQHPNARIEETELEKEFGGYVYKVELRDQDNVQWDVELNAANGEVIRNERDD from the coding sequence ATGCAAGCCAAGAAAGCGATGCTGACCGCCCTGTTTCTCGGTACCGCCACCCTGACCGCCGGCGCCTACGCCGACGATGTGGGTCCCGACCAGGCCATGAAACTGGTTCAGGAAGGCAAAGTGAAGTCCTTCGAGGAGCTGAATAAAGCGGCTCTGGACCAGCATCCCAATGCCAGGATCGAGGAAACCGAGCTGGAAAAAGAGTTCGGCGGTTATGTCTACAAAGTGGAGCTGCGTGACCAGGACAACGTCCAGTGGGACGTTGAACTGAACGCCGCCAACGGTGAAGTGATTCGTAACGAACGGGACGACTGA
- a CDS encoding TetR/AcrR family transcriptional regulator produces MSQTARYHHGDLHATLLREAAVLLREQGIEGLSLRRLAERAGVSRTAPYHHFADKNALLCALAEQGFRKLEALMEEGDLETEPARGLRRFVHAYLRFASQDPEQYELMFGRTLWKTGRPTESLTRVAHGCFRRYIELMYRPPLATRLPPGVDPLRLAQASWATLHGLSRLLLDGIYLDQDDMEAVSDQAVDLMIAGLRLGEDIT; encoded by the coding sequence ATGAGCCAAACCGCCCGCTACCACCACGGCGACCTGCATGCCACGCTGCTGCGCGAAGCCGCCGTGCTGCTACGCGAACAGGGCATTGAGGGGCTGTCACTGAGGCGTCTGGCGGAGCGGGCCGGGGTTTCACGCACCGCGCCCTATCATCATTTCGCGGATAAGAACGCGCTGCTGTGCGCGCTGGCGGAACAGGGCTTCCGCAAGCTGGAAGCGCTGATGGAAGAAGGGGATCTGGAGACGGAGCCGGCCCGGGGTCTGCGCCGCTTCGTCCACGCTTATTTGCGCTTCGCCAGCCAGGATCCGGAACAGTATGAATTGATGTTCGGTCGCACCCTGTGGAAAACCGGACGCCCCACCGAATCGTTGACCCGGGTGGCCCACGGCTGTTTCCGCCGCTATATCGAGCTGATGTACCGGCCGCCGCTGGCCACCCGCCTGCCGCCGGGCGTGGACCCGCTGCGGCTGGCCCAGGCCAGTTGGGCCACCCTGCACGGTCTGAGCCGGCTGCTGCTGGACGGCATCTACCTGGACCAGGATGACATGGAGGCGGTCAGCGATCAGGCGGTGGATTTGATGATCGCCGGCCTGCGCCTCGGCGAAGACATCACCTGA